One window of Dysidea avara chromosome 11, odDysAvar1.4, whole genome shotgun sequence genomic DNA carries:
- the LOC136237654 gene encoding uncharacterized protein, with product MQEYKTWDIDLMLTPQQCADTSKWLDVLYTKLHVFINWPDRDNLLKTMPMVLRKAFRSCAVIIDCFEVFIERPTSLKARAQTWSNYKKHNTAKFLIGITPQGSVSFISKGWGGRVSDVHLTENSGLLRHLLPGNIVLADRGFTIEESVGLLCAEVKHPPFTRGKPQLSKLEVDTSRQLSQVRIHVERVIGAVRQKYMILQSTLPISMITCTGDDNLSPIDKAVTICCALYNHCSSVVPFN from the coding sequence ATGCAGGAATACAAGACTTGGGATATCGATTTGATGCTCACCCCTCAACAATGTGCCGATACTAGCAAGTGGCTTGATGTGCTGTACACAAAGTTGCATGTTTTTATAAATTGGCCAGACAGAGACAACTTGCTGAAAACTATGCCCATGGTGTTACGAAAAGCTTTTCGAAGTTGTGCTGTCATCATAGATTGTTTTGAGGTTTTCATTGAAAGGCCAACCTCACTAAAGGCACGAGCCCAGACATGGTCAAACTACAAAAAACACAACACCGCTAAGTTCTTGATTGGCATCACTCCACAAGGTTCTGTTTCCTTTATTTCGAAGGGTTGGGGTGGGAGAGTGTCTGATGTACATCTGACAGAAAATAGTGGCCTTCTACGCCACCTTTTGCCAGGTAATATTGTACTTGCAGACAGAGGGTTTACCATTGAGGAAAGTGTAGGTTTGCTGTGTGCAGAAGTTAAGCATCCTCCTTTCACACGAGGAAAGCCTCAGCTTAGTAAATTGGAAGTTGATACCTCAAGACAGCTCTCCCAAGTAAGAATACATGTGGAGAGAGTTATCGGTGCTGTTAGGCAGAAGTACATGATTTTACAGTCGACACTTCCCATTAGTATGATTACATGTACTGGAGATGACAATTTGTCACCAATTGATAAAGCAGTTACAATATGTTGCGCTTTATATAACCACTGTAGTTCTGTAGTACCATTTAATTGA
- the LOC136237655 gene encoding uncharacterized protein — MVKNCCVVGCHNVFIKGKISFYRFPSAINIKYPVKRSKWIAAVKRENWVPDRNTWICSEHFVTGQKSNDALAPNYIPTIFPQVKSPAKRKLENSAAVFERRQATKRKRLYVVQQQALSSREENEGEAEDGNDDDDESNTDPDNASDIADDQVVADEIVDDTSDDLEEEEDDEAIMMPFSEDATDHEPVFRCDFCKDLEDELSSAKKHCKHLELVNAGKS; from the coding sequence ATGGTGAAGAACTGTTGTGTAGTTGGCTGCCACAACGTATTCATAAAGGGGAAAATTTCATTCTATCGATTTCCTTCAGCCATCAATATAAAGTATCCTGTAAAGCGAAGTAAATGGATAGCGGCTGTAAAACGTGAAAACTGGGTTCCCGATCGTAATACTTGGATCTGCAGTGAGCACTTTGTGACAGGCCAGAAAAGCAATGATGCTTTGGCACCCAACTATATCCCTACAATATTTCCACAGGTTAAATCACCTGCAAAGCGAAAACTGGAGAATAGTGCTGCTGTATTTGAACGAAGACAGGCGACCAAACGCAAACGGCTCTATGTTGTGCAGCAACAAGCGTTGTCCAGTAGGGAAGAGAATGAAGGAGAAGCTGAAGAtggtaatgatgatgatgatgaaagtaACACTGACCCTGATAATGCCTCAGACATTGCTGATGACCAAGTAGTTGCTGATGAAATAGTAGATGACACTTCTGATGACCTTGAGGAGGAGGAAGATGACGAAGCAATCATGATGCCTTTTTCTGAAGATGCTACAGATCATGAACCAGTTTTCAGATGTGATTTTTGTAAAGACCTGGAAGATGAGCTTTCATCAGCCAAGAAACATTGTAAACATCTTGAATTGGTCAATGCCGGGAAAAGCTAA
- the LOC136238239 gene encoding uncharacterized protein produces the protein MGKVLSRPNRATSTAYDEWCVIDIATTDVSKKTILDFDPSKSYAMCVGIDKQLTKDFSSHSLGEIAARDAATIAESLTVDAGLQKDRVRVYTTNKPHLCTKDALGTLFINYASEVEESGIFIFHFSGHAVIIQGPDGRDEWPWVLAPADFQGDIKTSITAQNFIQWLSAAKCKARNVLIILDCCYAGGIGEKIASSEHLKPTVHVLCACAAFEASLPMTALGSSIFSYFLLHVMKYQPKGQFALETMMEEIKTLCQSFSSLLMHYTQDGVLKPALIQPEVHSSSMDDIDYCNNDNHNLNILLSLYDQKSPKPSLHQAAVRWLKSTAVTKSLKVLFSITPIPESLNNGIYCALLYSVSCLQLAYDRSHSAERNLFIAATTSVLSVINQQSGQEASITMDQITMGLKYYYMPICSLGIQANPLEKLFLELHIHANGKGTVASDTQDQSKLLLSQWKPLT, from the exons ATGGGGAAAGTCTTAAGTAGGCCTAACCGCGCAACAAGCACTGCATACGATGAATGGTGTGTGATCGATATTGCCACTACTGATGTGAGCAAAAAGACTATTCTTGACTTCGATCCCTCGAAGAGTTATGCGATGTGTGTGGGTATAGATAAACAGTTGACTAAAGACTTTTCTAGCCACAGCTTGGGTGAAATTGCCGCTAGGGACGCTGCTACTATTGCTGAGTCACTCACAGTCGATGCTGGATTGCAAAAAGATCGAGTGCGCGTTTACACAACTAACAAGCCGCACTTGTGTACAAAAGATGCACTTGGTACCCTGTTTATTAACTATGCCAGTGAAGTGGAAGAAAGTGGTATCTTCATTTTTCACTTTTCTGGACACGCAGTTATTATACAGGGTCCAGATGGTAGAGATGAGTGGCCATGGGTTCTAGCTCCAGCAGACTTCCAGGGAGACATCAAAACAAGTATTACAGCACAAAATTTCATACAATGGCTAAGCGCAGCAAAGTGTAAAGCTCGTAATGTGTTGATCATCCTAGACTGCTGCTATGCTGGAGGAATTGGGGAGAAAATAGCATCTAGTGAGCACCTGAAGCCAACAGTGCACGTATTATGTGCTTGTGCTGCATTTGAAGCATCGCTACCAATGACTGCCTTGGGTAGCTCAATTTTTAGCTATTTTTTGTTGCACGTCATGAAATATCAGCCAAAGGGTCAATTTGCATTGGAAACCATGATGGAAGAGATTAAAACATTATGCCAGTCATTCTCTTCACTTTTGATGCACTACACACAAGATGGAGTCCTTAAGCCAGCATTAATACAGCCAGAGGTACATTCCAGCAGCATGGATGACATTGATTACTGTAATAATGATAACCACAACCTAAATATATTACTTAGTTTGTATGACCAGAAATCACCTAAGCCATCTTTGCATCAAGCAGCTGTTCGTTGGCTCAAGTCTACAGCAGTCACAAAATCACTAAAAGTGCTATTTTCAATAACACCCATACCTGAATCTTTAAATAATGGTATCTATTGTGCATTACTTTATTCAGTTTCTTGCCTTCAACTTGCTTATGATCGTTCACATTCAGCTGAAAGAAATCTCTTCATTGCAGCGACAACTTCTGTACTATCAGTAATAAATCAACAAAGTGGTCAAGAAGCTAGCATTACAATGGATCAAATCACAATGGGGCTCAAATATTACTACATGCCTATTTGCTCATTAGGAATTCAAGCTAACCCACTTGAAAAGTTGTTTCTAGAATTGCACATTCATGCAAATGGAAAGGGGACTGTAGCTAGTGATACTCAAGATCAGTCAAAA TTACTACTATCACAGTGGAAACCATTGACATAA